ATCGCGTGAGGGTTGTACAAAGGTCTCAGAACGCGAGCATCCGTTGAATCCCTGAGGCTGGGTTCTCGCCAAGCGGTCTTTATCAGACTCCAACACTCTCCCGGTACGCTGGGACTACAGCGTCTGACGATAACCGGGAGGTGGCTGGATGAAGCCTGCGATGTCCGTGCTGGCCACATGCGCCTTGCTCGCCTTCGGGCCAGGGGTTGCCGTTGCCCAGCAGATGCCCCCGAAGACCGACACGATGATGATGCACGCGCAGACGGTGGAAGGTGTCGTGACCCGCGTTCGGTTCGTCACCTGCGGGGCGACGCCGCAGACCTGCCAGGGAATCTTTGAGATCACTCCGAGCGCCAAAGGCGAAATGATGAAGGGCGATGCGATGATGCAGAAGCCCGAGGCGGGGAAGATGATGATGGAGCACCCGCTCACCGCGATCGTCGTGCCCGGCGTCGCGCTGATCTGGCAGAACGGTCCGATTCCTCTGACGCGCCTCCACGCGGGCGACCTGGTGAAGGTTGACTACCAGGAACTGAGCAACATGAACGTGGTCACCAACCTGACGATGACCGGCATGGGGCACATGTAGTCCGCACTATGCCCTCGACGCGCGCTCGGGGGTAATGTCAAGTAGCCCACACCGTCCCCCACGCGTCACTCGGCGAACATGTCGGGAACCGGGTTGGCGTTCCGGATCCCGAGGCGCGCCTCGCGCGCTCGCTGCGCCTTCTGCCACGCGAAGTCCCCTTCCGGCTCGAAGCGCTCCGGGTACAGCAGGTGCCAGATCTGCTTGCGGATCAGCAGGTTCTCCGGGTCGGCTTCCGCGGCCCGGATCCAGGCGCCGAGCGGCTCTCTCCGAAGGGCCTTCGGGACTTCGTACACCTAGCGCGGCATGATCAGCCGGATAGAACGTCGTTCACGCAGGCCGACGCTCGCTTCGTGCTGCACGCCACGGCTGTTCTTCTGGCGTACCTGGCACGCGAGTACTGATCTACCCGACCGACTCCGCCAGCAACTGCCTTCACGAGCGTGTGCGTCGGCACCTGGCGGCTGGCCCCCCATCCTCGCGTCGCTCGGTAGAGCAAGATAAGCGCTCGCGGGGGGGGAGCTTCGGACAGAGGGGGAGATCCTTAGGATTTCCGCATATCGGGCCTTATACGTCATCGCCGCTAAGATAACTTTCGCCCTCTAGGAAGGTGTACGAACGATTTCCAGCGCCACCGACTTTTGCAGTACCGGCGCTTGCGACGTGTGCCCGATGCAGCTCCCATCCGTCGAATGTGATATTGTCGGCAAGTCCGGCGAAGTAACTACCACTGGAAAGCATCGGCAGGCAGACCGAGGCGGACCGCGGTCTCGGCGGCACGGAACCGTGCTACGCGCTGCTCCACGTCTGCGCATTCTCGATCGAGCAGGCCGGCGTCCTCTAGCTTCAGCTTCGACGCAAATACCTCCAGGTTGGAAAACCGTATGTGTGGCGGCGGACAGAAGAGTCCAAGCAAGCCTCGCGCCGTGGGTTGGCCCGGGAGCTTGAACACGGACGAGAGATCGCGTTCGCCCTGGACGAGGATCCAATTGAATTCTGCTTCGTAGCGATCAGCGGGCGGAGTTCTCAGCGTTGGCAGGAGCTGACGCGCCCGCCGGACGATTTCCTTGCCTTTCTCCGGATACCGGGTGAACACTGGGTGCCCATCGAACGATCCGCGGTCGATCACGAGGAATCCGGGGCCGGCCTCAACAAACTGCTTTGCTTCGAACACGGGAATCAGTACGTTATCCTCAGTGTACCCGACGAATGAGATCCAGGCGGTATTGATGTTGCTGCCCGTATTTTGAAGCGCATGGTTGACTACGGGCGAGAGGCTCGCAGCGTCGAACGCGGCGAGAAACACGGTTACAGGGTCACGAGTTCGAAACGCTCGGTGTGCAATCACAGGGAAAAGATAGGCGACGGCACGCGAGTTTCCCCGCATGCGCTCGAGCATCCAGCGGTAAGGCGCGGCATAGTTCTCGCAGTCGTCGCCCTTGGTCATCACAAGGTCGTACTCTGGCGACGCGTATCCGAATGGTCGCGGCACCTCGGCCACAGTGGATTCCAGGCCCTCTTCCCGAATGACCCTCTCCGGGCTACGGGTGTGAACATCCCAATACCGCGCCCAACATTCGACCAACTCAAACGGCGAGAATGGCTGGTCGCCGCGACGTTGCGTGTGCGCGATTTTATGCTCGGAGACAGGCAGAATCTCGCCAGTTTTCTCGAAATGGCAGACGCGCGCCCACTCCGTGGCGACAATCTCCGCCATATAGAAGGAGGAGAGCAACTGCCAGAAATGCACGGATTCGTGATAGAGAATCCTACTCAGGCGCGGGCCCCATTGGTCGTCGTTCGGGTGCCCGTAGAACTCTTCGAGGACGCCGGGACGATTCCAGGCCGGCGGTGCTTCGTCCGCGACGGTGACCGCGCCCGTGAGATAGTCGAATTGCGCCGACACGCCTAATTTCCCCCGGTAGCGGCGAGGCTGAGGGTCTGTTTTAGCAGCGGCGCCAGCGCCTCCGGCTTATCGTACTGGTACTTGTGCCGCGTGGAGTTACCGTTCTTATCCACGATCACAACGAATCCTGCGGGGACGGCCGCGATCCGCGATATGTACGGCGGCCGCTCACGCAGGTCGATTAGGGTGCCGCGTTCCTTACTCCTGAGCCAATGATTGACGATTCGGGAGACAAGGTAGGAAACGGTGATAGTGATGGTGAGAGAGACGGGCTCGAGGAAGCCGGCCGATGCGAACGGGTCCTCCGGCGTTTTGATCTTGGCGCGGTGGTGGACGGTGAACCCCGCTTGCACCGCCGCGGCCTCTTCGGTGTCGGCTTCGATCTTGGCGGCATCGATACGGATTTGAAACTCGGAATGCCCGTGTTCCATGATCAGTACCTCCTGGCGTAGAGAGTCTCCCGGGCCGTGCTCACGTTTCCCGATATCGCCATGTCGACGGCGTCGGCGATCGGTCAGCGAATGCCGGTCGTCGCGATGCCGCGGATGTAATAGCGCTGCAGGATCAGGAAGAGGAGTACCACCGGCAAGCTCGAGGCGATGACGGCGGCCAGGAGCCGGTCCCAGAACGTCACGTACTCCGTGATGTATCTGGTCAGCGCAACCTGGGTGACGGATAGCTCGCGCGAACTCACCGCGACTAGGGGCCAGAAAAAGGCATCCCACTGGCGCATGAACTGGAGCACCCCCGCCGTGATCAGCGCCGGTTTGACGAGAGGCAGCGTGATCCGCCAGTAGATACCCCACCAACCCGCCCCGTCCACGCGCGCCGCATCGATGAGTTCGGCGGGCAGCTCCCGCACGAACTGCCGGATCAGGAAGATCGAAAAGGCGTCGGCCACCGCCGGGAAGATCAGGGCCTGATAGGTATCGGCCCAGTGCAGGCCCCGGATCACGAGGTAAAGCGGCAAGACAATGATCTCGAACGGCACCATGAACGTGACCAGGACGAGGCCGAAGAGCACGCCGCGCCCGGCGAAGCGAAACCGGCCGAATCCAAAGCCCGCCATGGAGTTGACCAGCAGCCCCAGCACCACAGTCGCGGTGGCCACGAAGGCGCTGTTAAACATGTACCGGCCGAAGTGGTCCTGACCGAAGATGTACGCGTATGCGCGAAGCGTCAAGGACGACACCGCGGGGACGAACGTTCTCAGGCCGAACGGCGTGGTCGACGAGAAGATCTCCTGGTGGGGCCGCAGCGAGGAGGTCAGCGCCCACAGGAAGGGGAGCACGGACACCAACGCGACCAGGGTCATGAGGGCGTAGAGGAGGGTGCGCGCGGCGAGCCCTCGGAGGAGCCGGGTCCGCCTGGCGCGCGGCATCAGTACTCGAACTCCACGGGCAGGACGCGCATCTGGACCGCGACGACGACCAGCGTCATCGCCAGGAGGACGGTCGCAATCGCGGTGGCATACCCCATATGGAGGTACACGAACGCGTTGCGATAGACCTCGAACATCAGCACGGTCGTGGACTCCGACGGACCACCCTGGGTCATGACGTAGACGGGGGCGAACAGCAGGAAGTTGATCGCCGTATCCGCAACGGTGACGAAGACCAGCGCCCCCGAGAGCAGCGGCAGCGTGATCCGCCAGAAGGACGTCCACCCCCTGGCGCCTTCGATCCGCGCCGCCTCGTAGACCTGCTCGGGGATGTTCTGCAGGCCCGCCAGAAGGATCACCATCCAATACCCGGCACCCTTCCAGGTCACCATGGCGATGACGGCGCCCATCGCTTGATGGGCGCTGACGAGAAACGGCTGCCGCGGGAGGCCGAGCGTGCCGAGGATCCCGTTGAAGACGCCGTTGTCCGGATGGTACAGCAAGTCCCAGATCACGCTGGCGACCACCAAGGGGAGGACCGCCGGGATGAAGTAAAATGATCGAAAGATCTCGATCCGCGGGATCGTGCGGTTGACGAGCAACGCGAGACCGAGTGCCGCGCCCACCTGCAGCGGCGTCACGATGACGTTAAAGACCAGCGTGTTCCGAAGAGCGTGCCAGAACGTGGGGTCGGCCAGCATGACGCGATAGTTCTCGAGGCCGATGAAATGCAATCTCCCCGAGATGAGCTGGAAGTCGTAGAAGCTCATGCGCAGTCCGGCCACGATAGGATAGAGCTTGAACACGACCAGCCCGACCATCGCCGGCGCGATGAAGAGGTACGGGATCGCCGCTTCGCCGATTCGTGCCCGGCGGCGGCCCCGCCGCAGAGTCATGTTGTCCACGTCACCACTGGGCCAGAGGCCGACGACGGGAACCCTGCGAATGCCGGACCACCGTGTCTACTTCGTGTACTTGGCCAGCTCCCGATCGGTCTTTTGGGCGGCCGCGTCCAGTTCGGCCTTCGCGTCGCCTCCCTCCATGACGTTCCGGAGCGCGGTCCGGAGAATGTCCTCGTACTCGCGGTAGGCTGGGGTGGCCGGCCGGCGGACCGCCGTGTTCTTCAGCTCGAAGAGGAAGAGGTTCCAGGGCGGCGCCTTGAAGTCGGAGGCGAACCGCGCAAACGTCGAGGTGCGGACGGGCATGTAGTTCATCGTTTTGAACACCGTGTCGGCCAGCTCGCGGCCGCCAAAGGTCTTGGCGAGCTCGGCGGCCTCCTTGGGGTGGGCCGTTTTCCTGAAGACGCCGAGGTGCCAGGCGCCTGTCGGCGTGACCGGCTTCTTGAAGTAGGGATGTGGCATCACGCCAAACTTCAGGTCGGGGAAGCGGGTACGCAGAATGTTGACCCAGGGCGTGTTGGCGAGGTAGAGGGCCGCCTGTTTGTTCCCGAACGCATCCTGCAGCTGCTTCTTGGGGCTGACCTTCCACTTGTTGAATAAGTCTCCGTAGAAGCGCACGGCCTCGACGGCCTGCGGCGAGTTCAGAACGTCGGACACCCTCCTCCCGTCCTGGGAAATTGGCAGCGCCCCGTTCGACTCCAGCAGGGGCAGAATCTGGTACGGGCGATCGACCTGCTCGATCGTGAGCCCCCAGACGGCCGTCGACCCATCCGCAGCCGTCCGGGTGAGTTTGCGGGCGACCTCCAGGGTTTTCTCCCACGTCCACCGATCCCCCACGCCGCTCGCGGGTTTGATCCCCGCCGCGTTAAGCATCTCCACGTTGTAGTAGAGGCCCTGTTCCGAGGAGGACCAGGGCACCGACATGATCTTGCCCTGGACCGTGGCCGTTGTCCGCTCCACCGGCACGAAGTCCTGCCAGTCGCTCTTGTCGATGTACTCATCGAGCGGGAGCAACGCGTCCTGAACCGCGTAGCTCGTAACCAGCGGGCTGTCCACGTCGAACACGTCGATGCCGCTGCCCGAGCTCAGAGCGATGGCGATCTTCTGGAAGTACTGATCGAACGGCACGAGCTCGAGGTCGACCTTCGCGTTGGGGGTGTTCTTCTGGAAGACCTCCACGCTCTTCCGCATCCCGCTGTTGCGCGGCTCCCCCCGCTCGACGGAGATCCACTTCAGCGTCACCTGCGGCGCGGTGCTCGCCGGGGTAGCTCCCAAGGTCCCCAAGAACGTGCCCGCCGCCGCCGCGCCACCGAGCCGCAGTACGTCACGGCGAGAGAGACGGTTCCTCTGCGGGTCCCACTGCCGATCCTGAGCCATCAGGTGCCCACCTCCTTCAACATTACTACTGCGTTCGCCGCTCGCGGGATGGGTCCCCCCGAGAGACGCCGGCGCGGCACGCGTCCCGGGGACCGCTCACCCCCGGGCCCCCAGCGCCCCAAGGAATCGCGACATGAAACGCGCATTGTCCAC
This bacterium DNA region includes the following protein-coding sequences:
- a CDS encoding extracellular solute-binding protein, which gives rise to MAQDRQWDPQRNRLSRRDVLRLGGAAAAGTFLGTLGATPASTAPQVTLKWISVERGEPRNSGMRKSVEVFQKNTPNAKVDLELVPFDQYFQKIAIALSSGSGIDVFDVDSPLVTSYAVQDALLPLDEYIDKSDWQDFVPVERTTATVQGKIMSVPWSSSEQGLYYNVEMLNAAGIKPASGVGDRWTWEKTLEVARKLTRTAADGSTAVWGLTIEQVDRPYQILPLLESNGALPISQDGRRVSDVLNSPQAVEAVRFYGDLFNKWKVSPKKQLQDAFGNKQAALYLANTPWVNILRTRFPDLKFGVMPHPYFKKPVTPTGAWHLGVFRKTAHPKEAAELAKTFGGRELADTVFKTMNYMPVRTSTFARFASDFKAPPWNLFLFELKNTAVRRPATPAYREYEDILRTALRNVMEGGDAKAELDAAAQKTDRELAKYTK
- a CDS encoding carbohydrate ABC transporter permease; amino-acid sequence: MPRARRTRLLRGLAARTLLYALMTLVALVSVLPFLWALTSSLRPHQEIFSSTTPFGLRTFVPAVSSLTLRAYAYIFGQDHFGRYMFNSAFVATATVVLGLLVNSMAGFGFGRFRFAGRGVLFGLVLVTFMVPFEIIVLPLYLVIRGLHWADTYQALIFPAVADAFSIFLIRQFVRELPAELIDAARVDGAGWWGIYWRITLPLVKPALITAGVLQFMRQWDAFFWPLVAVSSRELSVTQVALTRYITEYVTFWDRLLAAVIASSLPVVLLFLILQRYYIRGIATTGIR
- a CDS encoding sugar ABC transporter permease → MTLRRGRRRARIGEAAIPYLFIAPAMVGLVVFKLYPIVAGLRMSFYDFQLISGRLHFIGLENYRVMLADPTFWHALRNTLVFNVIVTPLQVGAALGLALLVNRTIPRIEIFRSFYFIPAVLPLVVASVIWDLLYHPDNGVFNGILGTLGLPRQPFLVSAHQAMGAVIAMVTWKGAGYWMVILLAGLQNIPEQVYEAARIEGARGWTSFWRITLPLLSGALVFVTVADTAINFLLFAPVYVMTQGGPSESTTVLMFEVYRNAFVYLHMGYATAIATVLLAMTLVVVAVQMRVLPVEFEY